The genomic interval GTGTGCCCCTGCGCCCGGCCGTCTGCCCAGGGGGTCCTCGGGGTGCAGTAGAGCCAGGAGCCCCATCTCACCGTGTAAGCCCTGTTACGCTCCAGCTACTGGCCAGTCTGCCCAGTTACTGCTAATGATAGCAAGTGTCCCTGAATACCGACTAGGCGAGCAGTCTCGAGTCTCCCTACGTGGGACTGTAGGAGGAGGTAAAAGGCCACTGTGCGCgggtctctctctctggccCCTCTGTCCTATTTCATGTAACTCCCTGGCATCATGGAGCAGAAACGTACCCTGGGTGAATTCCGTCGGTGGTTTTCAGGTAATCCTATGCGCCGGTATCTCGGGTAAAGGCGTTTATTGAATGGTATGTGGAaggtttttacatttttgaataTGAATTATTTGAAGATTGTGCTATTTGTACATATTGTTGTTCTAATTAAAGTTATAAAGATGTTGCGACTTCTGCTGAAATGTTTACTGACGAGCGTCTCCTGGGCAAGTATGGGGGCATCTGTGATCATCCTCAGGTTTATAAGGTACTGAGGGAGACTTACAGGTGGGACATGGAGAGTCAGCTACGCAGGAGACGTAGTTTAGGATAATGTCATTTTAGTGTCACTAATGATTACTGTATACAGCCTTATGCCGCAAAATGGTGTCAGATAACCAGTCTGCCCCTgggacggtccatgtttttgctccctcctaacTCCCAAGactgtggaccgtctggggctCCCCGAGGACTGTTCCAGAAATACTAGTTTAGGACTTTTTCAGCTCCCGATCCCCCACCTGTGCCACTTGTCCCATTATGACGCCTCGAGCCCCCCTGGTCACGGTGACAGGCTGGTTATGACACCATGTTGCTGCAGAAGGCTGTAGCACAAGTGACCTCACACTTAAACCTAAACGTAGCCACACAAACTGATGATGAATAGATACAAACGTGCTGGAAAGAGTCAGTAAATACAGGTAGATAAATCCATATGGATAAAAAAATtagtaaatgtaaaatatatatatttcagaaCCATTATTTTAGAAGACTATAAGACGGCCCTGATGAAACGTTGCTACTGATGAACATTTTAACGCAAAATAGTGTCATTCTGGATGAAAAGCTGTCAGACGACTCTGCACACCAGATGAACTGAAAGCAGACAAAAACCTGCACACTAAACCTGAAAGTGTGGGATACGAGGGCAGGACAAAGGTTAGATGAGAAGAAAATGTACGGGGAAGGAcaggacaggaaaaaaaactcccaaGAACAGGCTGTGCAGACATCATCAGTGATACTCAAATGACAGTGGTAAGATTGTGACATTTAGTGGGAAGCTGGGATCACAAATCAGTTCCTCAGTCAGTCAGATACTAACATGAATGGTATTTAAGGGGTTTTTCTTTATAACACATGACATTACAGCTTTACTTGATCTTCACACCAATATTTCTGAGTTGGGGGCTTGTAGCTAATTTTGCTTGTTTTGCTAatgattcattattatttattattgagAACATGGAACATCTATAGTGTTGCtttttgtgacatttaaaatgttaatatattgaactttaataatttaatattccTTAGACTTgaaatatgaacaggaagaatGAGAATGGTAAATTGCTATTTTTATACccttaaagcaggggtctccaactccggtcctggagagctaccgtccagctggttttctatcctacccggcttctgatgagccacacctgttctcaggtaaataccaggagcaggtgtggttcatcagaagccaggtgggacagaaaacctactggatagtagctctccaggaccggagttggagacccctgccttaAAGCTTTTAGAATACTTTAGTCACACTGAGGGAAAGTCTGTTCAGGGGCCATTTTTCTTTCACTGGAAACTGTGTGTCTGCAGTGAGCAGGAACCGTTTCCACCAAGTGCTTCGCAACTGTAACTGCGCCAGCAGGCCAGAATGATCCAGAAGGCACATAATCGTGACCTGACACACCAGAAACGTCTGTGGCTATACTGATGACCAGCTTTCAGAACCCAACAGGACCCCCCTGCACCCCCAACCAACGATTTAAGATGGATTAGTTTGTTGAAGTACAGATATCAATGCTAAAATGCTAAATCTGTTCTTGAATTTTTCACAGAACTTTTGTTCACTCCCAGTTGTTATTTTGCAGAAAAGTGAAGTGCATGCTTATATTTAAATGTGGTCTTTCAATTGCAAATTTCCAAAATGCAAAACATCTGGTCAGCTTTCTGCAGAAGCATGAGCCACAGTGAAACTCAGCCACACACGTCACTTGATCATATCGGAGTGTTGAAACTTTTAGGAAACCAGGTCGGACATCTGCCAGTGCTGGGTTGGTAGATGGATCTCCACATCCTCGTCACACGACGTGCTCACGCCAAGGCACACGGGCACCCCGAGTGTGGCAATGTCAGTGCTCACCCCGATATCCTAACCCCATGTGACATGGGCCGGCTCAATCAAACTGCCATTTCACAGACACCACTACTTGTTTCCACATTTGTGCTTTCTTAGAGACTCTTGGGTGATTTCAAGAAAACATGGTACAAGTCTGTGTCTGACAGTTCTGAGTGTTTTCCTTATTTTGTTTGAGTAAAGACATTTTACAGTTCAGTCACTATAATTTTTTACGTGATGCatccaaaaataaatatttttaaattgtaggTTTAtcatttaatacctttacagcCCTGGGGCCAGAAGCATGGCAGGCCAGACACCTTGAGCCCCATTGGTTTGTGAAGGTCTGAAGTCCAGAACTCAGAACTACAGTACTGGAGGGCTGCTGGAAAGGATGCCAGTGGCTGAGGGCAGGACGAACCCCTCATGGGACTGCTGTCCTCGTGGGTCATTCAAAGGCTCTCTGAAGCCCTCTAAACATCCAGTTTGATCGAGTCACGCTGTCTAAATCGTTAGCACTAAAGAAAAAGAGATGAAAAATATCAAGCCTATCTCTGAGCCTTTCAGGTCACGCtcaggcttgggggggggggggggggtggctaatCTTCAGGAGACCAGCATGCAAATTCTGGCACGGCCGACGCTACATTCAGCGCGTCGCTCACGGTTACCGGGCTGCCGGCCGGACATTACGAAGGGCCCCCTCTAAGAGGGATAGAAAGGAATTTTCCACAAGTCCTACAATCCTTAATTAGTTCTTTCTACTCGTATACCTCTGTTCCATGGTTAATTTCTTTGGCCACGCCCATTAATTTCACTATTGGTCTAATCAGTTACCTTATAATATTTTGTAAAATGACTAACACTAGAATACACAGCAGGGCGACCGAGGTCTCTGACTTAACCAACACACCGCTCACCGCGGTCTGCCCTCCCATCCCCGTGTCCGTGTGATCAGCCCCACTGTGGCAAAACAGAAATCGCAGACACTGGGAGAAGTTTCCTACAGTCCAGTTTAATGTGAGTAACACATTCACATTAGGTCTTCCTATCGGTTTACAGAGAAACCGGATTGCGCAGTTCCGTGTGGCAGGGAGTTGCCGGTTTGCCCAAAGTACAAAGGCTTTCTGATGAATACCAGCTAGCCAATACAGCCATTACAAAACAGAACAGCAAACAAAAGGGTTTGTTTTCCTCAGCGGGAACGGAACTGGAGCAGAACGCTAAACGGGCTCTGTACTTCTCGGAGCTCGGTGCACAGATTTGGGTCACTCTGCCCTGAATGCACTCTGGAGCTGTGGCCCCCCCCAAACTCGAAGTGAATATGGGGCGCGGCCACCCTCCCAAAGCACATCCCATAAACCTGGAGCCCCATCAGGTCCTGCCAGGAGATAGGAGCCCATCTGGTGCGTCATCCAGAATCCTTAGCATGCTTTAAGACCGCGCCAACACACGCAGTAAAAACTCCCGTGTGCTGGCAGTCCCGTCCTGAAAACCCCCACCCGTTATCTGTGAGCCTCAAAACTCCTCGATGACCCGGAAGTGGTTGTCGATGGAGGCGGGCTCATCTTGGAAGTGCAGTGTGCTGGTGACGCGAGCCTTCAGCTCCTTCAGTGTCTCCACGAACTGCCGGTGCTCGTGGCCCACCCAGGCTCGCATGGGGTCCTGCACCTCGTAGGGTGTGACGTGGGCGTGCAGTGCCACCCCCCTGGCCGCCAGCACCTCCAGCGCCCGCCGCTCCGTTACCCAGGTGCCACTGCCGCCTGGGTGCCCCCCATCGAGCCAGTAGAGCTCCGAGACCTGCTGAAGAAAGGTGGCCAGCTCCGGGTCGGACCCGGCCGCTTCCAGCTCATGCACGATTTGGTTCAGAACCACACATCCCTTGCTGAAGCCCACCAGGATCAGGGACAGTCCTGGGGGTGGGAAGGCATCGGTCGGGGACAGGAGTCCGGCCCGCAGAAGACCATGCCTCAGCAGCGCCCTCAAGTGGCAGATGGCGCCATAGTGAGGGGAATGTTCCGGGGTGCCAAACATGTTGCTCTCCACAAAGTTGCAGTAACTGCTGAACTTGTGCAGGTACATACAAGCCGCCCGCACCACCCAGATGTAGTGACCAGGGAATCGCTGTGCCAGGATCAGTGCTACACGCTCAAAGCTCCAGCGCTGCCACTGGGCCCCTTCCGCCTGGCGGGCCATCTCCTGCTCAAAGTTCTGGATacggggaggtaggggacatt from Paramormyrops kingsleyae isolate MSU_618 chromosome 16, PKINGS_0.4, whole genome shotgun sequence carries:
- the c16h2orf69 gene encoding mitochondrial protein C2orf69 homolog, with product MSDIWLLTAGVSLMVTVRTMTATAGSFGGAGLGVAVAPHLLRLAAVPGSQPRRTNDLLMLRPACAQDQRSSEDQSRHVVFFPGDIQNFEQEMARQAEGAQWQRWSFERVALILAQRFPGHYIWVVRAACMYLHKFSSYCNFVESNMFGTPEHSPHYGAICHLRALLRHGLLRAGLLSPTDAFPPPGLSLILVGFSKGCVVLNQIVHELEAAGSDPELATFLQQVSELYWLDGGHPGGSGTWVTERRALEVLAARGVALHAHVTPYEVQDPMRAWVGHEHRQFVETLKELKARVTSTLHFQDEPASIDNHFRVIEEF